Proteins found in one Fusarium oxysporum Fo47 chromosome V, complete sequence genomic segment:
- a CDS encoding cytochrome P450 → MASYLDLLLGNPHYAIFCGVTLFTLFVIRYSLLGHVTKFPVLNPKKSLELTSNRATQDFIADSKNILTNGRALYKDQPYRAYTDWGKVVVIPPKFLDALKSHKQLDFTIPAEDDSHAYIPGFDPFVSDPNISKVVTKYLTKSLTKLTAPLSEEASLAFRQVLTDSTEWHEMYPQHDIVRIVSRMSSRVFMGESLCRDDEWVRASGDYTVQSFKTGDILRTYPRWSRPFVHWLLPSCWTLRKKLAEAIQCLKPHLERRSVISAEAEAQGKPSPFDDSIEWYKKEGSTRNPALLQISLSLVAIHTTSDLLMETLFNIAQHPDLFQPLREEIMDVLTTEGLKKTALYNLKLMDSVIKESQRLRPVLLGSFRRQAMADITLPNGDVIKKGEKIVCDTTHMWNGDYYEEAAKFDGYRFLRMREASEQDKHPHLVSTSFDHLGFGHGNHACPGRFFAANEIKIALCHMLLKYDWKLADGVVPKPSGFGMAYLPDLQAKLLIRRRTEELDIDSIETY, encoded by the exons ATGGCGTCCTATCTAGATCTCCTTCTGGGCAACCCCCACTATGCCATCTTTTGCGGCGTCACTTTATTCACTCTCTTCGTCATAAGATACTCTTTACTCGGCCATGTTACGAAGTTCCCGGTCTTGAATCCGAAAAAGTCACTTGAGCTCACCAGCAACCGTGCAACTCAGGACTTCATTGCCGACAGCAAGAATATTCTCACAAATGGCAGGGCTTTATACAAGGACCAACCGTACAGAGCTTATACAGACTGGGGAAAAGTGGTCGTGATTCCACCTAAGTTTCTCGATGCGCTGAAAAGCCACAAGCAGCTAGACTTTACGATTCCTGCTGAAGAT GACTCTCACGCATATATTCCCGGATTTGATCCTTTTGTTTCTGACCCAAACATTTCGAAAGTTGTTACCAAGTACCTGACCAAATCTTTAA CCAAGCTCACAGCACCACTCTCGGAGGAAGCATCTCTGGCCTTTCGTCAAGTTCTTACGGACTCCACTG AATGGCATGAAATGTACCCTCAACACGACATCGTCCGTATCGTATCGCGTATGTCATCACGAGTATTCATGGGTGAATCCCTCTGCCGCGACGACGAATGGGTCAGAGCCAGCGGTGACTACACCGTCCAGTCCTTCAAGACGGGTGACATTCTACGGACGTATCCTCGATGGTCACGACCCTTTGTGCATTGGTTACTTCCATCTTGCTGGACGCTTCGCAAGAAATTGGCCGAAGCAATCCAATGTCTGAAACCCCATCTTGAGCGTCGCAGCGTTATCTCAGCAGAGGCTGAAGCACAGGGAAAGCCCTCGCCTTTCGACGATTCGATTGAATGGTACAAGAAAGAAGGCTCTACACGTAACCCAGCACTCCTACAAATCTCATTGTCACTCGTGGCTATCCACACAACGTCCGATTTGCTTATGGAAACGCTTTTCAACATTGCCCAGCATCCTGATTTATTCCAGCCTCTTCGCGAAGAGATCATGGATGTGTTGACTACAGAGGGACTCAAGAAGACAGCCCTGTACAATCTGAAGCTCATGGATAGTGTCATCAAAGAGTCTCAGAGATTACGACCAGTTCTACTCG GCTCCTTCCGAAGGCAGGCTATGGCAGACATCACTCTTCCAAATGGCGATGTGATCaagaaaggagaaaagaTTGTCTGCGATACAACTCACATGTGGAACGGCGATTACTATGAAGAAGCTGCAAAATTCGACGGCTATCGTTTCTTGCGAATGCGGGAGGCATCTGAGCAGGACAAGCACCCTCATCTTGTCAGCACCAGTTTTGACCACCTGGGCTTTGGCCATGGCAATCATGCGTGCCCTGGCCGATTCTTTGCGGCgaatgagatcaagatcgCGTTGTGTCATATGCTGTTGAAGTATGATTGGAAGTTGGCGGATGGCGTAGTTCCTAAGCCGTCGGGTTTCGGGATGGCTTATTTGCCTGATCTCCAGGCTAAGCTACTTATCAGACGACGGACTGAGGAGTTGGATATTGACTCTATTGAGACTTATTAG
- a CDS encoding ribonuclease T2-like protein — MSSFQILSLITAATSVVALAGTPNVYAGSRRGSCYDDAAADDTCCYSSPARLIQTQVWDTRPVTGPLDSWTVGGLWPIHNDGSLPTHCDTNRTYTNITQILYHAGAEDTIDDMNQLWESPDGDNDELWQDQWAKHGTCFSTLSPECFSHYEVSEEAAPYFKKAMSLHKRLPTYDWLRDDGIIPSYSMFYRLSDIQDTLEDHHGSRVSLRCAGQRIREIGYHFNVTGTLQDGFFTDSGAFGDLGDCPELVLYEPKGETKKAIFNFETFHPHTAADVEDL, encoded by the exons ATGTCTTCGTTTCAGATTTTGTCTCTTATCACAGCAGCTACTTCTGTTGTGGCACTTGCTGGGACACCAAATGTCTACGCTGGTAGTCGCCGAGGCTCATGCTATGATGATGCTGCAGCTGATGACACCTGCTGCTATTCATCACCTGCGAGACTAATTCAGACTCAAGTCTGGGATACACGACCAGTCACTGGACCTTTAG ACTCATGGACTGTTGGTGGACTCTGGCCAATCCACAACGACGGCTCCCTCCCTACCCACTGCGACACCAACCGCACATACACAAACATCACACAAATCCTCTACCATGCAGGTGCTGAAGATACCATTGACGATATGAACCAACTCTGGGAGTCACCCGATGGTGATAACGACGAGCTCTGGCAAGATCAATGGGCTAAGCATGGCACATGCTTCAGCACCTTGAGCCCGGAGTGCTTCAGCCACTATGAAGTCTCCGAAGAAGCAGCCCCGTACTTCAAAAAAGCCATGTCTCTCCACAAGAGGCTGCCGACGTATGATTGGCTTCGTGACGACGGCATTATTCCTTCATATTCCATGTTTTATCGGCTCTCAGACATCCAAGATACTCTAGAggatcatcatggctcccGCGTGTCACTTCGCTGTGCCGGACAAAGAATACGGGAGATTGGGTATCACTTCAATGTCACAGGGACTTTGCAAGATGGCTTCTTTACTGACTCTGGCGCATTCGGCGATTTGGGAGATTGTCCAGAGCTGGTGTTGTATGAACCGAAGGGGGAAACCAAGAAGGCAATTTTTAACTTTGAGACGTTTCATCCGCATACCGCTGCGGATGTGGAGGACCTTTAG